Proteins co-encoded in one Callospermophilus lateralis isolate mCalLat2 chromosome 2, mCalLat2.hap1, whole genome shotgun sequence genomic window:
- the LOC143389267 gene encoding olfactory receptor 2AG2-like, producing the protein MELWNSSSTWGSSFILVGILNDSGSSELLCATITILYMLAIASNGLLLLVITMDVRLHVPMYLLLRQLSLLDLLFTSVVTPKILLDYLWRENSISFGGCALQMFLALTLGGTEDLLLAFMAYDRYVAICHPLNYMIFMRPRVCWLMVATSWILASLSALGHTMYTMHFPFCMSLEIRHLLCEIPPLLKLACADTSGYELLVYVTGVTFLLLPLSAIVASYTLILFTVLHMPSNEGKKKALLTCSSHLTVVGMFYGAATFMYVLPSSFHSPKQDNVISVFYTIVTPALNPLIYSLRNKEVMGALRRVLGKYVLPVQPTH; encoded by the coding sequence ATGGAGCTCTGGAATTCCTCCTCCACCTGGGGAAGCAGCTTTATCTTGGTGGGGATTCTGAATGACAGTGGGTCTTCTGAATTGCTCTGTGCCACGATCACAATCCTGTACATGCTGGCTATAGCAAGCAATGGACTTCTGCTCTTGGTTATCACAATGGATGTCCGGCTCCATGTACCCATGTACCTCCTGCTCAGGCAGCTCTCTCTCCTGGACCTCCTGTTCACATCGGTTGTCACTCCCAAAATCCTCCTGGATTATCTGTGGAGGGAAAACAGCATCTCCTTTGGAGGCTGTGCCCTTCAGATGTTCCTGGCATTGACTCTGGGTGGTACAGAGGACCTCTTACTGGCCTTCATGGCTTATGACAGGTATGTGGCCATTTGTCATCCTCTGAACTACATGATCTTCATGAggccaagggtctgctggctcatGGTGGCCACATCCTGGATCCTGGCATCCCTGAGTGCTTTAGGACACACCATGTATACAATGCATTTCCCTTTCTGCATGTCCTTGGAAATCAGACATTTGCTCTGTGAGATCCCACCTTTGCTGAAGTTGGCCTGTGCAGATACCTCCGGATATGAGCTCCTAGTTTATGTGACAGGTGTGACTTTCCTCTTGCTGCCCCTTTCTGCCATTGTTGCCTCCTACACACTAATTCTGTTCACTGTGCTCCACATGCCCTCCAATGAGGGGAAAAAGAAAGCTCTCCTTACCTGCTCTTCCCATCTGACTGTGGTTGGGATGTTCTATGGGGCTGCCACATTCATGTATGTTCTGCCCAGTTCCTTCCACAGTCCCAAACAAGACAATGTCATCTCTGTTTTCTACACAATTGTCACTCCCGCCTTGAACCCTCTCATCTATAGCCTGAGGAATAAGGAGGTCATGGGGGCCTTGAGGAGGGTTCTGGGAAAATATGTGCTGCCAGTACAGCCCACCCATTAA